The following coding sequences are from one Primulina eburnea isolate SZY01 chromosome 15, ASM2296580v1, whole genome shotgun sequence window:
- the LOC140815464 gene encoding uncharacterized protein has product MADAMVHAMARKEVSRRNTPPDQEQEQEQEQEQEHGRKEEEEGSEENVDYSAGSKAPTTAEELKDLKQKMKVLEGQLESRSSARAASKGCPFADIIVREPLPGNFKSAKIKDYDGNADPEEHLAIFENMAMLHCYTDRIKCKVFLTTLVDSAQRWFEGLSPQSVHSFRYFQKVFLHHFSSSKKYKRTAFSLFEVKQSPEESLRAYIRRFNRVALDVPSYATETKTTTFTQGLREGEFFKSLTKKVPGDFEDLLSRAEKYINMEEAQKQKREAVRKEKGDRVSKPEKRGQKRGNSGHFSHHVPLKIAQEREVQECSKDLAPDHQLARPEKKGFCALHKLGYHNTEDCKVLKGNYVAPSLPRPIINTQMSRVPPWTSRQPGSSSRGGGVRNNPRIEPGRRRGPEPEQRKKSPPVVGTIKMISGGSTDGDSNRARKSRSRRECLEVEGSRKSEAIISFGPEDLRGVNLPHNDALVIQARVANYDILRVFVDSGSSVNVIFKDAFEQMDLQGYHLETVETAFLASPGTWFIRKGRLFYL; this is encoded by the coding sequence atggcTGATGCAATGGTTCATGCTATGGCCCGGAAAGAAGTTTCTCGACGTAACACACCACCAGATCAGGAGCAGGAGCAAGAGCAGGAGCAAGAACAGGAACATGGGCGAAAGGAGGAGGAGGAAGGGAGTGAAGAGAATGTAGATTATAGTGCCGGGTCGAAGGCTCCGACTACAGCAGAGGAGTTGAAAGATTTAAAGCAGAAAATGAAGGTCCTAGAAGGACAGCTGGAAAGTCGCAGCTCTGCCCGAGCCGCGTCAAAGGGATGTCCATTTGCCGATATCATTGTTCGGGAACCTCTTCCTGGAAACTTCAAGTCTGCCAAAATAAAAGATTATGATGGCAATGCGGACCCGGAGGAGCATTTAGCCATATTCGAGAACATGGCCATGTTACACTGCTATACTGATAGAATCAAGTGCAAAGTGTTCTTGACCACTTTGGTGGATTCCGCTCAAAGGTGGTTTGAAGGTTTGTCCCCCCAAAGCGTGCATTCGTTCCGATATTTCCAAAAGGTATTCCTACACCACTTTAGTAGTAGTAAGAAATACAAAAGGACCGCCTTCAGTCTTTTTGAGGTAAAGCAGAGCCCTGAGGAGAGTTTGCGGGCTTACATCAGAAGATTCAACAGAGTGGCTCTGGACGTCCCGTCTTATGCCACCGAGACCAAGACTACTACCTTCACCCAGGGTTTGAGAGAGGGTGAATTCTTCAAATCACTAACCAAAAAGGTGCCCGGGGATTTTGAGGACCTGTTATCCAGGGCAGAGAAGTACATAAATATGGAGGAAGCCCAGAAACAAAAGAGGGAAGCGGTGAGGAAAGAAAAAGGAGACCGGGTATCTAAGCCCGAGAAGAGGGGACAAAAGAGGGGCAATTCAGGGCATTTCTCTCATCATGTGCCTCTGAAGATTGCCCAAGAGAGGGAGGTGCAGGAATGTAGTAAGGATTTAGCCCCGGATCATCAACTGGCCCGGCCAGAGAAAAAGGGATTTTGTGCGCTTCACAAGTTAGGCTACCATAACACTGAGGATTGCAAAGTTCTGAAGGGAAATTATGTTGCGCCTTCCCTCCCAAGGCCCATTATCAATACCCAGATGTCTAGGGTGCCACCATGGACATCCCGGCAGCCCGGATCTAGTTCCCGGGGAGGGGGTGTGAGAAACAATCCTAGAATCGAACCCGGAAGGAGGAGGGGGCCTGAACCCGAGCAAAGAAAGAAGTCACCCCCGGTTGTAGGGACGATTAAAATGATATCCGGAGGCTCTACTGATGGAGACTCCAATCGAGCGAGGAAGTCAAGGAGTAGGAGAGAGTGTTTGGAGGTGGAAGGATCGAGGAAGAGTGAAGCAATCATCAGTTTCGGCCCGGAGGATCTAAGAGGGGTGAATCTACCCCACAACGATGCCTTGGTGATCCAAGCCCGAGTGGCGAATTATGACATTCTGCGGGTTTTCGTGGATTCAGGCAGTTCTGTGAATGTAATTTTCAAAGATGCCTTTGAGCAGATGGATTTACAGGGCTATCACCTTGAAACAGTGGAAACTGCTTTTTTGGCTTCGCCTGGCACGTGGTTTATCCGGAAGGGGAGATTATTTTACCTCTGA